A genomic segment from Tuwongella immobilis encodes:
- a CDS encoding CRTAC1 family protein, producing the protein MRRLALCGLLAVLMGCSASPSTSSVSVAESSADSGTAPSPGLFADITATSGIVHTYRNGEQADRHTILESLGGGAGWLDFDQDGLPDLLFPGGGEFDTAAAGPGGAPTIRGLPPTLVRNLGGHRFADVTASVGLAESPFYSHGVAVADFDRDGFPDVLLTGYRGIALYRNEANGQGGRRFRNVTAEAKLSANQGWSASAAWGDLDGDGWPDLVVAHYVDWSFANDPKCSYDGKLRDVCPPKSFNGLPDQVFRNRGDGTFDDVSATCGIRSVPPGKGLGVMLVDVTGDRHPDVLIANDTTDNLLFVNRSQPGSIRLEEVGISAGFARDARGVANGSMGLAVADLDANGLPSVMVTNYENESHGLYRHLGGESRPQYRFSTLAYGLAAIGQSYVGWGVSFADLEWQGREDLLLVHGHAIRFPLGTTKRAQLPIWFRPEIEPTGKIRRYGVVPPSEAGRFFQTPIQARALLVGDLTGTGRLDAVVTRLNAPVMLLRNQATFADRHWLGVELTDSSERDWVGSRVQVRANGVTQTRFVIGGGGFASSLDPRLHFGLGRSDRIDELRIEWSDGRTDRWQNLSADAWLRCVPGTEPQRLSPKS; encoded by the coding sequence ATGCGTCGATTGGCATTGTGCGGGCTGTTGGCGGTGCTGATGGGCTGTTCCGCGTCGCCGTCCACCTCATCGGTCTCCGTCGCGGAATCATCAGCCGATTCTGGAACCGCTCCATCTCCCGGCTTATTCGCCGACATCACCGCAACCAGTGGCATCGTCCACACCTACCGCAATGGCGAACAGGCCGACCGCCACACGATTCTGGAATCGCTCGGTGGTGGCGCTGGGTGGCTCGATTTCGACCAAGACGGGCTACCGGATTTGCTGTTTCCCGGTGGGGGTGAGTTTGACACCGCTGCTGCGGGGCCAGGTGGTGCGCCGACGATTCGCGGATTGCCGCCGACGCTGGTTCGCAATCTTGGCGGACATCGATTTGCGGATGTGACGGCGTCCGTGGGGCTGGCCGAATCGCCGTTCTATTCGCACGGGGTGGCCGTGGCCGATTTCGACCGCGATGGCTTTCCCGATGTGCTGCTCACCGGCTATCGTGGCATCGCATTGTATCGCAACGAGGCGAATGGGCAGGGGGGCCGGCGGTTTCGCAATGTCACGGCAGAGGCGAAACTTTCGGCCAATCAGGGCTGGTCCGCGAGCGCCGCCTGGGGGGATCTCGACGGTGACGGCTGGCCCGATTTGGTCGTCGCCCATTATGTCGATTGGTCGTTCGCCAATGATCCGAAGTGTAGTTATGACGGGAAGTTACGCGATGTCTGTCCGCCGAAATCGTTCAACGGCTTGCCCGATCAAGTCTTCCGCAATCGGGGCGATGGCACGTTCGACGATGTCAGCGCGACATGCGGCATTCGAAGCGTGCCGCCGGGCAAAGGGCTGGGCGTGATGCTGGTGGATGTCACCGGCGATCGTCACCCGGACGTGCTGATTGCCAACGACACCACGGATAATCTGCTGTTTGTGAATCGCAGTCAGCCGGGGAGCATTCGACTGGAGGAAGTCGGGATCTCCGCCGGATTCGCCCGCGATGCCCGAGGTGTCGCCAACGGCAGCATGGGGTTGGCCGTCGCGGATCTGGACGCCAACGGCTTGCCCTCGGTGATGGTGACGAATTACGAAAACGAGTCGCACGGGCTATATCGGCATCTAGGTGGGGAAAGTCGGCCTCAGTATCGGTTCTCGACACTTGCTTACGGACTTGCGGCGATTGGGCAATCCTATGTCGGCTGGGGAGTCAGTTTCGCTGACTTGGAATGGCAAGGCCGCGAAGATTTGCTCCTGGTCCACGGCCACGCCATCCGCTTTCCACTGGGAACCACCAAGCGCGCTCAGTTGCCGATCTGGTTCCGACCGGAGATTGAGCCGACCGGCAAAATCCGTCGCTACGGTGTGGTTCCTCCATCCGAAGCGGGGAGATTCTTTCAGACGCCGATTCAAGCGCGGGCATTGCTCGTCGGCGATCTCACGGGAACGGGGCGGCTGGATGCGGTGGTCACGCGGCTCAATGCGCCGGTGATGCTGCTGCGAAATCAAGCGACATTCGCCGATCGGCATTGGCTGGGTGTGGAGCTGACGGATTCCAGCGAGCGGGATTGGGTTGGATCGCGGGTGCAGGTGCGCGCCAACGGCGTGACGCAAACGCGATTCGTGATCGGCGGCGGCGGATTCGCATCGTCGCTCGACCCGCGATTGCATTTCGGGTTGGGGCGCAGCGATCGAATCGATGAATTGCGGATCGAATGGAGCGATGGTCGAACCGATCGCTGGCAGAATCTTTCCGCCGATGCTTGGCTGCGGTGTGTCCCCGGAACCGAACCGCAGCGACTCTCGCCAAAATCATGA
- a CDS encoding 2-hydroxyacid dehydrogenase, with amino-acid sequence MRVAFFGTRSYDRHYFDAVNAARPSSEQHELLYLEPRLTAQTAPLAAGFPAVCVFVNDSVTADVIGQLAAGGTKVIALRCAGFNNVDLAAAKSHGITVVRVPAYAPDGVAEFAVALLLTLNRKIHKAYNRVREGNFSLDHLEGFNLAGKTVGVIGTGKIGQIFARIMLGFGCRVLAYDVAPAEDCLKRGVQYVSLDQLAAESDVISLHCPLMPATHHLVNAALLAKMKPGVMLVNTSRGGLIDTKAVIHALKTHHLGALAIDVYEEEEGVFFEDQSVDGVQDDVLARLFTFPNVLVSGHQAFLTKEALSNIASTTLDNLSCLQRGEVCANRVEKS; translated from the coding sequence ATGCGTGTCGCCTTCTTTGGAACGCGGAGTTACGATCGGCATTACTTCGATGCCGTCAACGCCGCTCGCCCCAGTTCCGAACAACACGAGTTGCTGTATCTGGAACCGCGATTGACCGCCCAAACTGCGCCGCTGGCCGCCGGCTTTCCGGCGGTCTGTGTGTTTGTCAACGATTCCGTAACCGCTGACGTCATCGGCCAATTGGCTGCCGGCGGCACGAAGGTGATTGCGTTGCGGTGTGCGGGGTTCAACAACGTGGACCTGGCCGCAGCGAAATCGCATGGCATCACCGTCGTGCGAGTCCCCGCGTATGCCCCCGATGGCGTCGCCGAGTTTGCCGTCGCGTTGCTGCTGACGCTCAATCGCAAAATCCACAAAGCCTACAACCGCGTGCGGGAAGGCAACTTCTCGCTCGATCACCTGGAGGGGTTCAATCTCGCCGGGAAGACTGTGGGCGTGATTGGCACCGGGAAAATCGGTCAGATTTTTGCGCGAATCATGCTCGGTTTCGGCTGTCGGGTATTGGCGTATGATGTCGCCCCTGCCGAAGATTGCCTCAAGCGAGGGGTGCAGTATGTGTCGCTCGATCAACTCGCGGCCGAATCGGATGTCATCTCGCTGCATTGTCCGTTGATGCCGGCGACGCACCATCTCGTGAATGCAGCACTGCTTGCGAAAATGAAGCCCGGCGTGATGCTGGTCAACACCAGTCGCGGTGGGTTGATCGATACCAAGGCGGTCATTCATGCCTTGAAGACGCACCATCTCGGGGCATTGGCCATCGATGTCTACGAGGAAGAAGAAGGCGTGTTCTTCGAGGATCAATCGGTGGACGGCGTGCAAGACGATGTGCTGGCCCGGCTGTTCACCTTCCCGAATGTCTTGGTTAGCGGTCACCAAGCGTTTCTCACCAAAGAAGCGCTCAGCAACATTGCCAGCACGACGCTGGATAACTTGTCGTGCCTGCAACGGGGCGAAGTGTGTGCGAATCGGGTGGAAAAGTCGTAA